From the genome of Leguminivora glycinivorella isolate SPB_JAAS2020 chromosome Z, LegGlyc_1.1, whole genome shotgun sequence, one region includes:
- the LOC125241637 gene encoding uncharacterized protein LOC125241637, translating to MKLQESINVNTYLTYKPPYNIEPDRKIVSESFDWDSNHPKTLAVICIQKLSENWRGYPKLEHFTAKDKDLFLQILDTQVPLQILVDNIKNDIFWKRCYKSRWTDSPLITNEKRITRSDMNCKRVKYILRGLSDSQNLETLDFSHCKISDEGAASIAKFILRHENLRSLILADNVFGPSGIESIAHALNHVTCSIRNLDLRLNTRLGSEGIAHIAVTIARGCNLTS from the exons ATGAAGTTGCAAGAAAGTATTAACGTAAATACTTATTTAACTTACAAGCCGCCGTACAATATTGAACCAGATAGAAAAATAGTGTCAGAATCTTTTGACTGGGATTCTAATCATCCAAAAACACTTGCAGTAATCTGTATTCAAAAACTAAGTGAAAATTGGAGGG GATATCCAAAGTTAGAGCATTTTACTGCGAAAGATAAGGACTTATTCTTACAAATATTGGACACTCAAGTACCTCTGCAAATCCTGGTAGATAACATTAAAAACGATATATTTTGGAAAAGGTGTTATAAATCGCGATGGACCGATTCACCATTAATAACAAATGAAAAAAG GATTACTAGAAGTGATATGAATTGTAAAAgggttaaatatattttacgagGATTATCTGATAGTCAAAATTTGGAAACTTTGGACTTTAGTCATTGCAAAATATCAGATGAAGGGGCCGCTTCAATAGCCAAGTTTATATTGCGCCATGAAAATTTACGAAGCCTTATTTTAGCCGATAATGTATTTG gtCCATCAGGAATAGAAAGTATAGCACATGCACTGAATCATGTTACATGCAGCATTCGAAATTTAGATTTAAGATTAAACACCAGGCTTGGATCGGAAGGCATAGCTCACATCGCAGTAACTATTGCCAGAGGGTGCAATTTAACATCGTAA